A stretch of Chitinophaga caeni DNA encodes these proteins:
- a CDS encoding sensor histidine kinase: MSREAHNKLIKFYLYTGLGFILLYSFGEFFEYRETIVRRVINSIFLVSYLTALHYMLFEQILPLFRWPCKNNQRPFFFLFVIILFYTFGLYGWRQLWIQLGVYIDYTPNLSFLKGVVIHAQFSIATIIFFAIVRNVYNNIQLREKYHKLRIEKKEAELNYLKSQTNPHFLFNTLNNIYSLARDKSELAPESILRLSKILRFMLYEAGGVSIAIGDELKIITDYIALEKLRYDDSLLVTLNTDIENSKQPLPPLLLIPLVENAFKHGASETRNDPFVDINLNVKQMQLLFTVKNSVEDTTPVQELKENIGLSNLRKQLALLYNDYDLSVGQDKSVFASTLRINLASNV, encoded by the coding sequence ATGAGTAGGGAAGCACATAACAAACTAATTAAGTTTTACCTGTACACGGGTTTAGGCTTTATATTGTTGTATTCTTTCGGTGAATTTTTTGAATATAGGGAAACCATAGTACGTAGGGTTATCAATAGCATTTTTCTAGTTAGCTACCTTACCGCGCTTCACTACATGTTATTTGAACAGATATTGCCCTTGTTCAGGTGGCCGTGTAAAAATAACCAACGGCCATTTTTTTTCCTATTCGTCATTATCCTATTTTATACATTTGGACTGTATGGTTGGCGGCAGCTATGGATACAATTGGGCGTTTATATAGATTATACACCCAATCTATCATTTTTAAAAGGAGTGGTCATCCATGCTCAATTTAGTATTGCAACCATCATTTTTTTCGCTATAGTGCGGAATGTTTACAATAATATTCAGCTTAGGGAGAAATACCATAAATTGAGAATAGAAAAGAAGGAAGCGGAGCTTAACTATTTAAAATCGCAAACGAATCCGCATTTCCTATTTAATACGCTAAATAATATTTATTCATTAGCAAGGGATAAAAGCGAGCTTGCCCCGGAGTCAATTTTACGGTTATCGAAGATATTGCGTTTCATGCTGTACGAAGCCGGTGGCGTTTCAATCGCAATAGGCGATGAGCTGAAAATAATTACTGACTATATAGCGCTAGAAAAACTCCGTTATGATGATTCCTTGCTGGTTACCTTGAATACCGATATAGAAAACTCAAAACAACCTTTGCCGCCTTTACTACTAATTCCATTAGTGGAAAATGCCTTTAAACATGGAGCTTCCGAAACAAGAAACGACCCCTTTGTAGATATTAATCTCAATGTAAAGCAAATGCAATTGTTGTTTACTGTGAAAAATTCGGTAGAAGATACTACACCGGTACAAGAATTAAAGGAGAATATAGGACTTTCTAATCTGCGAAAGCAACTGGCGCTGCTTTATAATGATTATGACTTATCCGTGGGACAGGATAAGTCGGTTTTTGCGTCAACATTGAGAATTAATTTGGCAAGTAATGTCTAA
- a CDS encoding DUF6326 family protein, translating to MDNKKPGSKDFQINVKLVLSALWCSVMFLYIYGDYFELYVPGKVDGLLNGQNMLNTPYKLLFATITLTVPSLMISLSLMMQAKWNRRLNISMGAFLTLFTLLIGFFSFSEWRIFYVMLSFIESIITTIIVWKAWQWTEN from the coding sequence ATGGACAATAAAAAACCGGGATCCAAAGATTTTCAAATCAATGTCAAACTGGTACTTTCAGCGCTTTGGTGTTCGGTCATGTTTCTATACATCTATGGCGACTATTTTGAATTATACGTTCCTGGGAAAGTGGATGGCCTGCTGAACGGGCAAAATATGTTGAATACCCCTTATAAATTACTTTTTGCAACAATTACTTTGACAGTTCCTTCACTTATGATTTCCCTTTCACTGATGATGCAAGCAAAATGGAATAGGCGCTTGAATATTTCTATGGGTGCCTTCCTGACCTTGTTTACTTTGCTCATAGGATTTTTCTCCTTTAGTGAATGGAGAATATTTTATGTGATGTTGTCCTTTATAGAAAGCATTATTACAACAATTATAGTTTGGAAAGCTTGGCAATGGACGGAAAACTAG
- a CDS encoding DUF4386 domain-containing protein, whose translation MKENMNAYKKRARVAGFIYLVVIITGMFSLAYVPRKLIDWNNSSLTFHNINADASLFRFGIYSSVVCYVAFTFLSLALYRLLRTVNESRAKVMVILALLSVPLSFANLQYKYAALTLIGKASFLENVSMKDLENQLMLSLHQYNDGLLLASVFWGLWLFPLGWLVYRSGFMPRFLGALLMLGCAGYLINFSGNTLFDDYSKIGIGKYMRILPAIAEFGTCIWLLFFGLTTRKNGQ comes from the coding sequence ATGAAAGAAAATATGAATGCATATAAAAAAAGGGCAAGGGTTGCAGGTTTTATCTATTTGGTCGTGATAATTACAGGAATGTTTAGCCTAGCTTACGTGCCCCGAAAACTTATTGATTGGAATAATAGCAGCTTAACATTCCATAATATAAATGCCGATGCTTCCCTATTTAGATTCGGTATTTACAGCAGCGTAGTATGCTACGTGGCATTTACATTTTTGTCGCTGGCTTTATACCGGTTGTTAAGAACCGTTAATGAATCACGGGCAAAAGTAATGGTGATATTAGCATTACTAAGCGTGCCTTTGTCATTTGCCAATTTGCAATATAAATATGCCGCGCTAACACTCATAGGGAAAGCATCTTTCCTGGAAAATGTTTCTATGAAAGATTTAGAGAATCAACTGATGCTTAGCCTTCATCAATATAACGATGGACTGCTACTTGCATCCGTATTTTGGGGCCTTTGGCTTTTCCCGCTCGGATGGCTTGTTTACAGGTCGGGATTTATGCCGAGATTTTTAGGCGCTTTATTGATGTTGGGTTGCGCCGGCTATTTGATAAATTTCTCCGGCAATACGTTATTTGATGATTATTCCAAAATCGGGATAGGAAAATATATGCGGATACTTCCTGCAATTGCAGAGTTCGGCACCTGCATTTGGCTGCTATTTTTTGGTTTAACAACAAGGAAAAATGGACAATAA
- a CDS encoding MmpS family transport accessory protein: MKQFKTALFVGCIMLLAASCKKSGSDPQDGYPKQVSITYRVSSTAAGNLVSITYDNETGGQSTVDNPSLPFTKTITKTVDKYNIVTFGYFVNPAQNVKLEILVNDKVVKSQSYTSVNAAMSYTFQ, encoded by the coding sequence ATGAAACAATTCAAAACAGCTCTTTTCGTCGGATGCATCATGCTTCTTGCGGCATCTTGCAAAAAATCAGGTTCAGATCCCCAGGATGGATATCCCAAACAAGTTAGTATCACCTACAGGGTTAGCAGCACGGCAGCGGGCAACCTCGTATCCATAACCTATGATAACGAAACGGGCGGTCAAAGCACTGTTGATAACCCTTCATTACCATTCACGAAAACCATCACTAAAACGGTCGACAAGTATAACATTGTTACTTTTGGTTATTTTGTCAATCCAGCTCAAAACGTGAAATTGGAAATATTGGTCAATGATAAGGTCGTAAAATCCCAGTCATATACCTCTGTGAACGCTGCTATGTCATATACTTTTCAATAG